In Paracoccus jeotgali, the following are encoded in one genomic region:
- a CDS encoding cytidine deaminase encodes MSLLDAAREVREAAYAPYSRFKVGAAVRGRSGEVYRGCNVENVAYPEGTCAEAGAIAAMVAAGETELIEVAVIADSPEPVPPCGGCRQKLAEFGRAETPVLLATTEGATIATTIGELLPGRFEAAHMGAGGA; translated from the coding sequence ATGTCGCTTCTTGATGCCGCCCGAGAGGTCCGCGAGGCCGCCTATGCCCCCTATTCCCGCTTCAAGGTCGGGGCGGCGGTGCGGGGCCGGTCGGGCGAGGTCTATCGGGGCTGCAACGTGGAAAACGTGGCCTATCCCGAGGGTACCTGCGCCGAAGCCGGCGCCATCGCGGCCATGGTCGCGGCCGGCGAGACCGAGCTGATCGAGGTCGCCGTCATCGCCGATTCGCCGGAACCCGTGCCCCCCTGCGGTGGCTGCCGGCAGAAACTCGCCGAGTTCGGACGGGCCGAGACGCCGGTCCTGCTCGCCACGACCGAGGGCGCCACCATCGCCACCACCATCGGCGAGCTTCTGCCCGGCCGGTTCGAGGCGGCGCATATGGGCGCGGGCGGCGCATGA
- a CDS encoding propionyl-CoA synthetase — protein sequence MRYQDVYDEWKADPEAFWMQAAEAIDWFRPPSRALFDEKAPIYEWFSDGLVNTCWNAVDRHVEAGRGEQIAIYHDSPITNATKGITFAELQRRVATLAGALRAKGIEKGDRVIIYMPMIPQAIEAMLACTRLGAIHSVVFGGFAAHELAVRIDDAQPRAIIAASAGLEPGRVVHYKPLLDKAIDLASHKPDFCVIFQREEEVAQLIEGRDFNWYGFQYGIEPVDCVPVEGNHPAYILYTSGTTGQPKGVVRGTAGHLVALAWSMKNIYRIEAGDRFWAASDVGWVVGHSYICYGPLIVGAQTVVFEGKPVGTPHAGVFWRTIQNNRIKSFFTAPTAIRAIRREDPDGEYIRRYKLHDLQALFLAGERADPDTIEWAQKHLGVPVIDHWWQTETGWAIAANPLGIEELPIKLGSPTVAMPGYDIQVLDEGGEPVPAGTLGAIAIKLPLPPGTLQTLWNAEDRFRSSYLSRFPGYYETGDAGYLDEDGYLYVMARTDDVINVAGHRLSTGAMEEVLSRHPDVAECAVIGVADDLKGQSPLGFVCLKKGVTSTPEQVAGEVVRMVREAIGPVAAFRRVLVVDRLPKTRSGKILRATMTSIADGKDYRMPATIDDPAVLDEIGQALSGARGA from the coding sequence ATGCGCTATCAGGACGTCTATGACGAATGGAAGGCCGATCCCGAAGCCTTCTGGATGCAGGCCGCCGAGGCCATCGACTGGTTCCGCCCGCCCTCGCGCGCGCTCTTTGACGAAAAGGCGCCGATCTATGAATGGTTTTCCGACGGGCTGGTGAACACCTGCTGGAACGCCGTCGACCGCCATGTCGAGGCCGGGCGCGGCGAGCAGATCGCCATCTATCACGACAGCCCGATCACCAACGCGACCAAGGGCATCACCTTTGCCGAGCTGCAGCGCCGGGTGGCGACGCTGGCCGGTGCGCTGCGGGCCAAGGGCATCGAAAAGGGCGACCGGGTCATCATCTACATGCCAATGATCCCGCAGGCGATCGAGGCGATGCTGGCATGCACCCGACTGGGCGCGATCCATTCCGTCGTCTTCGGCGGCTTTGCCGCCCATGAACTCGCGGTCCGCATCGACGACGCGCAGCCCCGCGCCATCATCGCCGCCTCGGCGGGGCTGGAGCCGGGGCGGGTCGTCCATTACAAGCCGCTGCTCGACAAGGCCATCGACCTGGCCAGCCACAAGCCCGATTTCTGCGTCATCTTCCAGCGCGAGGAAGAGGTCGCGCAGCTGATCGAGGGCCGCGACTTCAACTGGTATGGCTTCCAATACGGGATCGAGCCGGTCGATTGCGTCCCGGTCGAGGGCAACCACCCAGCCTATATCCTCTATACCTCGGGGACGACGGGCCAGCCCAAGGGCGTGGTGCGCGGCACCGCCGGGCATCTGGTGGCGCTGGCCTGGTCGATGAAGAACATCTACCGGATCGAGGCCGGCGACCGCTTCTGGGCCGCCTCGGATGTGGGCTGGGTCGTGGGGCACAGCTATATCTGCTATGGTCCGCTGATCGTGGGCGCGCAGACCGTGGTGTTCGAGGGCAAACCCGTCGGCACCCCCCATGCCGGGGTCTTCTGGCGCACCATCCAGAACAACCGGATCAAGAGCTTTTTCACCGCCCCCACAGCGATCCGCGCCATCCGCCGCGAAGACCCGGACGGCGAATATATCCGCCGCTACAAGCTGCATGATCTGCAGGCGCTGTTTCTGGCCGGCGAACGCGCCGACCCCGACACCATCGAATGGGCGCAGAAACATCTGGGCGTGCCGGTGATCGACCATTGGTGGCAGACCGAAACCGGCTGGGCGATCGCCGCGAACCCCTTGGGGATCGAGGAATTGCCGATCAAGCTGGGCAGCCCCACCGTGGCCATGCCGGGTTATGACATCCAGGTGCTGGACGAGGGGGGCGAGCCGGTGCCCGCCGGCACGCTCGGCGCCATCGCGATCAAGCTGCCCCTGCCCCCCGGCACGCTGCAGACGCTGTGGAACGCCGAGGATCGGTTTCGGTCCTCCTACCTCTCGCGCTTCCCCGGCTATTACGAGACCGGCGACGCGGGTTATCTGGACGAGGACGGCTATCTTTATGTCATGGCCCGCACCGATGACGTGATCAACGTGGCCGGTCACCGCCTCTCGACCGGCGCGATGGAGGAGGTGCTGTCCCGCCACCCCGATGTCGCCGAATGTGCCGTGATCGGCGTGGCCGACGATCTGAAAGGCCAATCCCCGCTCGGTTTTGTCTGCCTGAAAAAGGGCGTGACCTCGACGCCCGAACAGGTCGCCGGCGAGGTGGTGCGGATGGTGCGCGAGGCGATCGGCCCGGTCGCGGCCTTCCGCCGCGTGCTGGTCGTCGACCGCCTCCCCAAGACGCGGTCGGGCAAGATCCTGCGCGCGACCATGACCAGTATTGCGGATGGCAAGGATTACCGGATGCCCGCGACCATCGACGATCCGGCGGTTCTGGACGAAATCGGACAGGCGCTGTCCGGCGCGCGCGGGGCGTGA
- a CDS encoding Bax inhibitor-1/YccA family protein gives MAEYDTLRRAHGRTGAATRADIDVGLREHMNKVYGLMATAMLVTAAAAFGLNQLAVQNGTLTEIGRLIYTTPLKWVLMFAPLLVVFAFGAAVYRLSTQAATAIFYGFAMLMGMSLSWIFLRYTGISITTTFVATAAAFAGLSIYGYTTKRDLSGMGSFLLMGLIGLIVASIVNIFLQSGAMQFAISVIGVLIFAGLTAFDTQRIKNTYLELANSNADFLGKAAIMGALNLYLDFLNMFMFLLQFMGDNR, from the coding sequence ATGGCTGAATACGATACCCTGCGCCGGGCGCATGGCCGGACGGGTGCCGCGACCCGCGCGGATATCGATGTGGGTCTGCGCGAGCATATGAACAAGGTCTATGGCCTGATGGCGACGGCGATGCTGGTGACGGCAGCGGCGGCGTTCGGGCTGAACCAGCTGGCCGTTCAGAACGGGACCCTGACCGAGATCGGTCGCCTGATTTATACCACGCCGCTGAAATGGGTGCTGATGTTCGCGCCCCTGCTGGTGGTCTTCGCCTTCGGCGCGGCCGTCTATCGCCTGTCGACCCAGGCCGCGACCGCGATCTTCTATGGCTTTGCCATGCTGATGGGCATGTCGCTCAGCTGGATCTTCCTGCGCTATACCGGCATCTCGATCACCACCACCTTCGTCGCCACGGCCGCCGCTTTTGCTGGCTTGTCGATCTATGGCTACACGACCAAGCGTGACCTGTCGGGGATGGGTTCGTTCCTGCTGATGGGGCTGATCGGGCTGATCGTGGCCTCGATCGTCAACATCTTCCTGCAGTCGGGCGCGATGCAGTTCGCGATCTCGGTCATCGGCGTGCTGATCTTTGCCGGGCTGACCGCCTTTGACACGCAGCGGATCAAGAACACCTATCTTGAGCTTGCGAACTCGAACGCGGATTTCCTGGGCAAGGCCGCCATCATGGGCGCGCTGAACCTGTATCTGGATTTCCTGAACATGTTCATGTTCCTGCTGCAGTTCATGGGCGACAACCGCTGA
- the paaZ gene encoding phenylacetic acid degradation bifunctional protein PaaZ, whose translation MNIQTQPRLLQSYVCGQWRTGSRDGKPLLNAATGEVVALIDASGFAHAETLDYGRSKGGPALRALTTHQRALMLKEIGLKLLDMKEDFYAESLWTGATRADGWVDIEGGIGTLLTMASKARRELPNVHVIPDGPVEKLSQDDSFSAQHILSPMEGVAIHINAFNFPVWGMLEKIAPNLIAGMPAIVKPASQTAYLTELMVRRIIDMDILPEGALQLVAGSAGDLLDHVTCQDVVTFTGSAETGRRLRTSPAIIENSVRFTMEADSLNASILGSDAGPGSEEFDLFIREIQREMTSKAGQKCTAIRRAILPAQHVDAAIAALSERLGKTVTGDPADKQTRMGPLASLDQREEVRDRIAELQRSARIVLGDPDEVQVGSGDTKRGAFVNPVVMLAEDPAQAAAHDVEAFGPVVTLMPYESNEQAVSLARQGKGSLVASVFTNSNEVAHDLVLGIASYHGRVMIGNRKSAKSSTGHGSPLAPLIHGGPGRAGGGEELGGMRAVKHYMQRSAIQGPPELLTAVTGIWSDGADAQQGQHPFRKPVSELRLGDQIVTPAREVTQEDVEHFAHFTGDTFYAHMDSEAAKANPFFDDRVAHGYLIASFAAGLFVDPDPGPVLANYGVDNLRFLIPVYFGDTLQVRLTCKEINPRENAEHAEVRWDCRVTNQKDEVVAQYDVLTMVAKEWP comes from the coding sequence ATGAACATTCAAACCCAGCCTCGGCTGTTGCAATCCTATGTCTGCGGGCAATGGCGGACCGGCAGCCGCGACGGCAAGCCGCTGCTGAACGCGGCGACCGGCGAGGTCGTGGCCCTGATCGACGCCAGCGGATTCGCGCATGCCGAGACGCTCGATTACGGGCGCAGCAAGGGCGGTCCGGCGCTGCGCGCGCTGACCACCCATCAACGCGCGCTGATGCTGAAGGAAATCGGCCTGAAGCTGCTGGACATGAAGGAGGATTTCTACGCCGAAAGCCTGTGGACCGGGGCCACCCGCGCCGATGGCTGGGTCGATATCGAGGGCGGCATCGGCACGCTGCTGACGATGGCCTCGAAAGCCCGGCGCGAGCTGCCGAACGTCCATGTCATCCCCGACGGCCCGGTCGAGAAGCTGTCGCAAGATGACAGCTTTTCCGCACAGCACATCCTGTCGCCGATGGAAGGGGTGGCGATCCACATCAACGCCTTCAACTTCCCGGTCTGGGGGATGCTGGAAAAGATCGCGCCGAACCTGATCGCCGGGATGCCCGCGATCGTGAAACCGGCCAGCCAGACTGCCTATCTGACCGAGCTGATGGTGCGCCGCATCATCGACATGGACATCCTGCCCGAAGGCGCGCTGCAGCTTGTCGCAGGTTCGGCGGGCGATCTGCTGGACCATGTGACCTGTCAGGACGTCGTGACCTTTACCGGCTCGGCCGAGACCGGGCGGAGGCTGCGCACCTCGCCCGCGATCATCGAGAACTCGGTCCGCTTCACGATGGAGGCCGACAGCCTGAACGCCTCGATCCTGGGCAGCGATGCCGGGCCGGGCAGCGAAGAGTTCGACCTGTTCATCCGCGAGATCCAGCGCGAGATGACCAGCAAGGCCGGGCAGAAATGCACCGCCATCCGTCGCGCCATCCTGCCCGCGCAGCATGTCGACGCCGCCATCGCCGCGCTGTCGGAACGTCTGGGCAAGACCGTCACCGGCGACCCGGCCGACAAGCAGACCCGCATGGGGCCGCTCGCCAGCCTCGACCAGCGCGAGGAGGTGCGCGACCGCATCGCCGAATTGCAGCGCAGCGCGCGCATCGTGCTGGGCGACCCGGATGAGGTGCAGGTCGGCTCTGGCGACACCAAGCGCGGCGCCTTCGTCAACCCGGTGGTGATGCTGGCCGAAGACCCCGCACAGGCCGCCGCCCATGATGTTGAAGCGTTCGGCCCGGTCGTCACGCTGATGCCTTACGAGAGCAACGAGCAGGCCGTGTCGTTGGCGCGGCAGGGCAAGGGCTCGCTGGTGGCCTCGGTCTTTACCAACAGCAACGAGGTCGCGCATGATCTGGTGCTGGGGATCGCGTCCTATCACGGCCGCGTGATGATCGGTAACCGGAAGAGCGCCAAGTCATCGACCGGGCATGGCAGCCCGCTGGCCCCGCTGATCCATGGCGGCCCCGGCCGCGCGGGTGGTGGCGAGGAGTTGGGCGGCATGCGCGCGGTCAAGCACTACATGCAGCGCAGCGCGATCCAGGGCCCGCCCGAACTGCTGACCGCCGTCACCGGCATCTGGTCGGACGGTGCCGACGCGCAGCAGGGGCAGCACCCCTTCCGCAAGCCGGTGTCGGAACTGCGACTGGGCGACCAGATCGTCACCCCCGCCCGCGAGGTGACGCAGGAGGATGTCGAGCATTTCGCCCATTTCACCGGCGACACCTTCTATGCGCATATGGACAGCGAGGCCGCCAAGGCGAACCCCTTCTTCGACGACCGGGTGGCGCATGGCTATCTGATCGCGTCCTTCGCGGCGGGGCTGTTCGTCGATCCCGATCCGGGCCCGGTGCTGGCCAATTACGGCGTCGACAATCTGCGCTTCCTGATCCCGGTGTATTTCGGCGACACGCTGCAGGTCCGCCTGACCTGCAAGGAGATCAATCCGCGCGAGAACGCCGAACATGCCGAGGTGCGGTGGGATTGCCGGGTGACCAACCAGAAGGACGAGGTCGTGGCGCAGTATGACGTGCTGACCATGGTCGCCAAGGAATGGCCGTAA
- a CDS encoding helix-turn-helix domain-containing protein → MKHEVDVHVGTRIRHRRWLIGMTQQQLADQVGIKFQQIQKYETGANRVSASRLWDIAKALDVPVSFFFEGLSDGRAQAGVDDDILANKEALQLIRAYYAMPEAQRRQIFELARVLSHAA, encoded by the coding sequence ATGAAGCATGAAGTGGATGTGCATGTTGGCACACGAATTCGTCATCGCCGGTGGTTGATCGGCATGACACAGCAGCAGCTTGCGGATCAGGTGGGGATCAAGTTCCAGCAGATCCAGAAATACGAGACCGGCGCGAATCGGGTGTCGGCGTCGCGTCTTTGGGACATCGCCAAGGCGCTGGATGTCCCGGTCAGCTTCTTCTTTGAAGGGCTCAGCGACGGGCGCGCGCAGGCGGGTGTGGATGACGATATCCTCGCCAACAAGGAGGCGCTGCAACTGATCCGCGCCTATTACGCCATGCCCGAGGCGCAGCGCCGCCAGATCTTCGAACTGGCCCGGGTGCTGTCCCACGCCGCCTGA
- the hisN gene encoding histidinol-phosphatase yields MDQDDIFATAAAMADAARRATLPLFRSADLRPDNKLTTGFDPVTRADREAEQAMRAVLAQRRPDDAIMGEEFGDTPGTSGLTWVLDPIDGTRAFISGAPSWGTLIGLMDASGPVYGMIDQPFTGERFEGGLGRGRLVSALGERALGVRRGVALAQATLLSTFPEIGTAQEYDGFRRVSDSVRLTRYGLDCYAYALLSIGQVDLVIEAGLHSYDVAGPIAVVQAAGGVVTDWQGGPAHHGGQIVAAATPELHAQALALLQGEAGRLESATLYPIEREGS; encoded by the coding sequence ATGGATCAGGACGACATCTTTGCCACGGCAGCGGCGATGGCGGACGCGGCGCGGCGCGCCACGCTGCCCTTGTTCCGCAGCGCCGATCTGCGCCCAGACAACAAGCTGACGACGGGTTTCGACCCGGTGACGCGCGCCGACCGCGAGGCCGAACAGGCCATGCGCGCGGTGCTGGCGCAGCGTCGGCCGGATGACGCGATCATGGGCGAAGAGTTCGGCGACACCCCCGGCACCAGCGGGCTGACCTGGGTTCTGGACCCCATCGACGGGACGCGGGCCTTCATCTCGGGCGCGCCCAGCTGGGGGACGCTGATCGGGCTGATGGATGCCAGCGGCCCGGTCTATGGCATGATCGACCAGCCCTTTACCGGCGAGCGGTTCGAGGGCGGTCTCGGGCGCGGGCGGCTGGTCTCGGCCCTGGGCGAGCGGGCGCTTGGCGTGCGGCGTGGGGTTGCGCTGGCGCAGGCGACGCTGCTGTCCACCTTCCCCGAGATCGGGACCGCGCAGGAATATGACGGCTTCCGCCGCGTGTCCGACAGCGTCAGGCTGACGCGCTATGGGCTGGACTGCTATGCCTATGCGCTGCTGTCCATCGGTCAGGTCGATCTGGTGATCGAGGCCGGGTTGCACAGCTATGACGTGGCCGGGCCGATTGCGGTCGTGCAGGCTGCGGGCGGTGTGGTCACCGACTGGCAGGGCGGGCCGGCGCATCACGGCGGGCAGATCGTGGCCGCAGCGACGCCCGAATTGCACGCGCAGGCGCTGGCGCTGTTGCAGGGCGAGGCGGGCCGGCTGGAAAGCGCAACACTTTACCCCATCGAGCGGGAGGGTTCATGA
- a CDS encoding NADP-dependent malic enzyme produces MDEQRQDKARLSALEYHEFPRPGKLEVRATKPLANGRDLARAYSPGVAEACLEIKANPADAARYTARGNLVAVVSNGTAVLGLGNIGPLASKPVMEGKAVLFKKFANIDCFDLEVAEDDPEKLAAIVQSLEPSFGAINLEDIKAPDCFIVEKLCRERMNIPVFHDDQHGTAIVVGAAATNALRVTGKRWEDLRVVSAGGGAAGIACLNMLLKLGVKRENVWLCDIHGLVYQGRAEDMNPQKAAYAQDSDKRSLGEVIEGADLFLGLSGPGVLTQEMVARMAPRPIIFALANPTPEIMPELVREVAPDAVIATGRSDYPNQVNNVLCFPFIFRGALDVGATQINDEMQIACIEGIAALARATTAAEAAAAYSGEKLTFGRDYLIPKPFDPRLIGVVSTAVARAAMESGVATRPLDDIDAYKRKLDSSVFRSAMIMRPVFEASAQAQRRIVFAEGEDERVLRAANAMLEETTDLPILIGRPEVIEMRAERAGLPIRPEVDFQIVNPENDPRYREYWETYHELMARRGVTPDLARAIMRTNTTAIGSVMVHRGEADSLICGTFGQYSWHLNYITNVLGRDGLSAQGALSMMILEDGPLFIADTQVNNQPTPEQIALSAIGAARHVRRFGLEPHVALCSHSQFGNLDTDSGQRMRAALRILEERGVDFNFEGEMHVDAALDPEIRSRLLPASRLEGAANVLIFSGTDTASGVRNILKQKANGLEVGPILMGMGNRAHIVTASITARGLLNMSAIAGTPVAHYG; encoded by the coding sequence ATGGATGAGCAGCGGCAGGACAAGGCCCGGTTATCGGCGCTGGAGTATCACGAATTTCCGCGCCCGGGAAAACTCGAGGTGCGGGCGACCAAGCCGCTGGCGAATGGCCGCGATCTGGCCCGCGCCTATAGCCCCGGCGTGGCCGAAGCCTGCCTTGAGATCAAGGCCAACCCGGCCGATGCGGCGCGCTATACCGCGCGCGGGAACCTGGTCGCGGTGGTGTCAAACGGCACTGCCGTTCTGGGTCTGGGCAATATCGGCCCGCTTGCGTCCAAGCCGGTGATGGAGGGCAAGGCGGTTCTGTTCAAGAAATTCGCCAATATCGACTGCTTCGATCTTGAGGTGGCCGAGGACGACCCCGAAAAGCTGGCGGCCATCGTGCAAAGCCTTGAGCCCAGCTTCGGCGCGATCAATCTTGAGGATATAAAGGCGCCGGACTGCTTTATCGTCGAAAAGCTCTGCCGCGAGCGGATGAATATTCCGGTTTTCCACGACGACCAGCACGGCACCGCCATCGTGGTGGGCGCGGCCGCGACCAATGCGCTGCGCGTCACCGGCAAGCGGTGGGAGGATCTGCGCGTCGTCTCGGCCGGGGGTGGTGCGGCGGGGATCGCCTGTCTGAACATGCTGCTGAAGCTGGGCGTCAAGCGCGAGAATGTCTGGCTGTGCGACATTCACGGGCTGGTCTATCAGGGCCGGGCCGAGGACATGAACCCGCAAAAGGCCGCCTATGCGCAGGACAGCGACAAGCGCAGCCTGGGCGAGGTGATCGAGGGCGCCGATCTGTTCCTGGGCCTGTCCGGCCCCGGCGTTCTGACGCAAGAGATGGTGGCGCGGATGGCGCCGCGTCCGATCATATTCGCGCTGGCGAACCCGACGCCCGAGATCATGCCCGAACTGGTCCGCGAGGTGGCCCCCGACGCGGTCATCGCCACCGGGCGCAGCGATTATCCGAATCAGGTCAACAACGTGCTGTGTTTCCCCTTCATCTTCCGCGGCGCGCTGGATGTGGGCGCGACGCAGATCAATGACGAGATGCAGATCGCCTGCATCGAGGGCATTGCCGCCCTGGCCCGCGCCACGACGGCGGCCGAGGCGGCAGCGGCCTATAGCGGCGAAAAGCTGACCTTCGGCCGGGACTACCTGATCCCCAAACCCTTCGATCCGCGCCTGATCGGTGTCGTCTCGACCGCCGTGGCCCGCGCCGCGATGGAGTCGGGCGTGGCGACCCGGCCCTTGGACGATATCGACGCCTACAAGCGCAAGCTCGACAGTTCGGTCTTCCGCTCGGCCATGATCATGCGGCCGGTCTTCGAGGCTTCGGCCCAGGCGCAGCGGCGCATCGTCTTCGCCGAGGGCGAGGACGAGCGCGTGCTGCGCGCCGCCAACGCCATGCTCGAAGAGACCACTGATCTGCCGATCCTGATCGGCCGCCCCGAGGTGATCGAGATGCGCGCCGAACGCGCCGGCCTGCCGATCCGGCCCGAGGTCGATTTCCAGATCGTGAACCCCGAAAATGACCCCCGCTATCGCGAATATTGGGAGACCTATCACGAGCTGATGGCCCGGCGCGGCGTGACCCCGGATCTGGCGCGCGCCATCATGCGGACCAACACCACCGCCATCGGTTCCGTTATGGTTCACCGGGGCGAGGCCGACAGCCTGATCTGCGGCACCTTCGGGCAATATAGCTGGCATTTGAACTATATCACCAACGTGCTTGGCCGCGACGGGCTGTCGGCGCAGGGCGCGCTGTCGATGATGATCCTGGAAGACGGCCCGCTGTTCATCGCCGACACGCAGGTCAACAACCAGCCGACGCCGGAACAGATCGCGCTGTCGGCCATCGGGGCGGCGCGCCATGTCCGCCGCTTCGGGCTGGAGCCGCATGTCGCGCTGTGCAGCCACTCGCAGTTCGGCAACCTTGACACCGATTCCGGCCAGCGGATGCGGGCGGCGCTGCGGATTCTGGAAGAACGCGGCGTCGATTTCAATTTCGAGGGCGAGATGCATGTCGATGCCGCGCTCGACCCCGAAATCCGGTCCCGCCTGCTGCCCGCCTCGCGGCTGGAAGGGGCGGCGAATGTGCTGATCTTTTCCGGCACCGACACCGCATCCGGCGTGCGCAACATCCTGAAGCAGAAGGCCAACGGGCTAGAGGTCGGGCCGATCCTGATGGGCATGGGCAACCGCGCCCATATCGTCACCGCCTCGATCACCGCGCGGGGATTGCTGAACATGTCCGCCATCGCCGGCACGCCGGTCGCCCATTACGGCTGA
- the mgtE gene encoding magnesium transporter encodes MRPGLTRPDPADPRPPEDNSGEDFVPPRELFDQVLDAIEAGDQDRLDTLLEPMHAADVADVIENLSPARRRQFLTLWSGEIDGDILSEIDEAIRDEVVLQLPRSVLADAVREMDSDDIVDLIEDLDEPEQREVLAALDDSDRAAVEQSLTYPEYSAGRMMQSEVVTAPEHWTVGDAIDHLRNEDDLPDQFYHVVLVDPRRRPLGYVALGRLLSSPRTAMLRDITEDSFRPISALAKEADVAYAFNQYHLISEPVVDEHDRLVGVITIDDAMEVLDDEHEEDILLLAGVSEESSIADSVVETVRQRAPWLTVNIFTALMAATVISLFEGAIARLVALAVLMPIVASMGGNAGTQTLTVVVRGLATKSLTTANTWRIIRREAVVGMVNGAMFAVMMGAVAYIWFRDPGLSAVIAVAMVVNLTVAAVGGVLVPLTLNKLGADPALASPTFVTTVTDVVGFFAFLGMAQSFLL; translated from the coding sequence ATGCGCCCCGGTCTCACCCGACCGGACCCCGCCGATCCGCGCCCGCCCGAGGACAATTCCGGCGAGGATTTCGTCCCGCCGCGCGAATTGTTCGACCAGGTGCTCGACGCCATCGAGGCGGGCGATCAGGACCGGCTGGACACGCTGCTGGAACCGATGCACGCCGCCGACGTCGCGGATGTGATCGAGAACCTGTCGCCCGCCCGGCGGCGGCAATTCCTGACACTGTGGTCGGGCGAGATCGACGGCGACATCCTGTCCGAGATCGACGAGGCGATCCGGGACGAGGTGGTGCTGCAGCTTCCGCGATCCGTCCTTGCCGATGCCGTGCGCGAGATGGACAGCGACGACATCGTCGACCTGATCGAGGATCTGGACGAGCCCGAACAGCGCGAGGTGCTGGCGGCGCTGGACGATTCCGACCGCGCGGCGGTCGAGCAGTCGCTGACCTATCCGGAATATTCCGCCGGGCGGATGATGCAGTCCGAGGTGGTGACCGCGCCCGAGCACTGGACCGTCGGCGACGCCATCGACCATCTGCGCAACGAGGACGATCTGCCCGACCAGTTCTATCACGTCGTGCTGGTCGATCCGCGCCGCCGCCCGCTGGGCTATGTGGCACTTGGCCGGCTGCTGTCCTCGCCCCGCACAGCGATGCTGCGCGACATCACCGAGGACAGCTTTCGCCCGATCAGCGCCCTCGCGAAAGAGGCCGACGTCGCCTATGCCTTCAACCAGTATCACCTGATCTCTGAACCGGTGGTCGACGAACATGACCGGCTGGTCGGCGTCATCACCATCGACGACGCGATGGAGGTTCTGGACGACGAGCATGAAGAGGACATCCTGCTGCTGGCCGGTGTCAGCGAGGAATCCTCGATTGCCGACAGCGTGGTGGAAACCGTCCGGCAGCGCGCGCCCTGGCTGACCGTCAACATCTTCACCGCGCTCATGGCAGCGACGGTGATCTCGCTCTTCGAAGGGGCGATTGCGCGGCTGGTGGCGCTGGCGGTGCTGATGCCGATTGTGGCCTCGATGGGTGGCAATGCGGGCACGCAGACGCTGACGGTGGTGGTGCGGGGTCTGGCGACGAAAAGCCTGACGACGGCCAATACCTGGCGCATCATCCGGCGCGAGGCCGTGGTCGGCATGGTCAATGGCGCCATGTTCGCGGTGATGATGGGGGCGGTCGCCTATATCTGGTTCCGCGATCCGGGGCTGAGCGCGGTCATAGCGGTCGCGATGGTGGTCAACCTGACCGTTGCCGCGGTGGGCGGGGTGCTGGTGCCGCTGACGCTGAACAAGCTGGGGGCCGATCCGGCGCTGGCCTCGCCGACATTCGTCACGACTGTCACCGATGTGGTGGGGTTTTTCGCCTTCCTCGGGATGGCGCAGTCCTTCCTGCTATAG